The genomic interval GTTGGTATATTGTTAAATGATCTACTGTGAAAATATCTAAAGGTATATTAAGTGCCCCCACTATTAAATTGACCTTcgtgaaaataataattatttttatttttaaaaattgtgttaatttcgtataaaaaataattttgtcaatGTAAAATATTCATGTCAATTAAAAATTCTTACATCTAcgttttcaaacaaaatatgacactgcaaattaaatttaaaaaatattttgagatgacaatgttaaatttaaaaaatgtttttatttttatttttatataacttaAATCAAAGTAGTCTTTATTTATGCAAGTCTTTTtcatatttaagtttaaattaatttttaaaaaaattagatatatttttaaccctttaaatatataaacttttattttagttccttaaattttatgttatttttatttttaaaaattgtgttaatttcgtataaaaaataattttgtcaatGTAAAATATTCATGTCAATTAAAAATTCTTACATCTAcgttttcaaacaaaatatgacactgcaaattaaatttaaaaaatattttgagatgacaatgttaaatttaaaaaatgtttttatttttatttttatataacttaAATCAAAGTAGTCTTTATTTATGCAAGTCTTTTtcatatttaagtttaaattaatttttaaaaaaattagatatatttttaaccctttaaatatataaacttttattttagttccttaaattttatgttttcaatattaatctctattttttatttaaaagtatacgttaaatatttcaaataattttttatgatgacataTCTttggtaaaattttaaaatattattaatttaataatttaactatttaattttgaattttcatatatttatctacatctttaaattaaagattaaattattaaattattaatattttaaacttttaacaataatatattattaaaaaagtcaattagaacgataaatatttataaaaacatatgactaaaattaataattaaaaaaaactaaaattctaaataaaattataaaaatattaaaaataaaagttcatATATTTAATCATTCTTTAAACTATAGAATATTAAGAAGACTGtatatttttcctttaattaaGAAGAGTATATTTGTACAACCatgattataaatataaataatttacttaataattattttggtcCCCATAAAAAATGGGTCAAGAGTTTAGAACCAGTTTTTATCGGTACAGACCCCGTGACCCGAAACACTTTAGGAACCTAATCCGCAATTAAACCCCGTCCCTCATTGCCTCCCACCACCGTTCAATACTTCCAACACCACCGTCAAATCCACCGCGCGCAAGTGAGATCGCAACCGGTAGCAAGAAAAAACAGGTCGGAGTTAGAACAATTCGGTGCGCACTCCAATGTTGGCACTTCTGCGAGCTCGTTGTGCGTCGAATTTTCACACTCTTCTTCAACCATGGAAGCTAGGGTTTTCCTCTCTGTCTACTACCATCAACATTGACGGCGGCGTCAGTAAATGCGTCCTGGATCTTCAAGAGATCGAGAAGGTTTTGACGGACGTTAAAGCCGATGACGTGAAGGTTATACCAGTTCCCGAACACTGCGATTGGGCTGATTATATGGTACTTGCCACTGGCAGATCAACCTGGCATGTAAAGAATATAGCTCAAGCCCTAATTTACAAGGCATGTTcgttagtttcttttttttctcaccCTATTTTGTATTTATCTCTGTCCATTAAACTATGCGATGACATTTGACAGTTTTGTCTACTACCAAATAGTGGTTTGTTCTAATTTCGTCAAAATTATGCTATGCTATAGCTAATATAGTGCGACTATAGACATAGTCCCCATTTGACAACACTGTGTGATGATTGATTAGATTAAAGTACTTCTGGGTTTTAAATTTTCTGGTTGAACTTTAAAAAACTGAATAGtcttttttgtcttttgcattCTAATAGTTTTGTTTGACCAGGCTAAGCAGAAGCAGAAAGGAGTTGAGCGAATGATGCTACCTAGTGTGGAAGGGTCAGAGGGTGGAAAGTGGATTGTCATTGACTCTGGtatatgatgatttttataatctTTGTTTCACATCCATTCattttgttgaatttgaaaaatccaCTAAATTTAGCAGAACCCTGTTGCTGCAAAATGATAGTAATCATAATGACCTGTAATGTgcacatcatcatcattcacTACATTCTTAGTTGAGGGTGAGACTGAGAATTGTTCTCTCATTATCAACAATAAACCAGTATGCAAATACTTATGCGGCTTAGAGGATGATGTTTTTCTATATCCTAATTAATTTCTTAGTAGTTAGTTAGGTAGTAATAAGTAATGACTATATATGCAGGTTAGACACGAGTTAGGATGCTGACTCTATGgccaaatataaattaacagAGTGTAACCTTGTGTGTATAACCACATACCAATATGATGTCCAATCGATGGTTAAGATACTGATTTTATTGTCAATGTCGTGTCAGATTCTGCCTTCTGCATCCTCTGATTTTCTCTCCACACTCTACGTGGTTATTCCATGGAATTTGTGGCTTCTAAACCCATTCTTGACCTTCAGAATCCTTACTTCATCTAAAGTCCTGTACTTATTCTCGTCTTTCCACCCTTGAATGGAGAGAATCACCATTCTCGGGTATGCAACGTGTGCATGACCCTCTTATCAAATAATAAACTGAAGAAATTTTTGGATTCTTCAACTAC from Cicer arietinum cultivar CDC Frontier isolate Library 1 chromosome 5, Cicar.CDCFrontier_v2.0, whole genome shotgun sequence carries:
- the LOC101489435 gene encoding protein Iojap-related, mitochondrial, which produces MLALLRARCASNFHTLLQPWKLGFSSLSTTINIDGGVSKCVLDLQEIEKVLTDVKADDVKVIPVPEHCDWADYMVLATGRSTWHVKNIAQALIYKAKQKQKGVERMMLPSVEGSEGGKWIVIDSGKVIVHALDEKARAYYNLENLWTHGSIQHESTEDLQKVLVKVRRKNNSKKPAQKNA